The following coding sequences lie in one Thalassoglobus polymorphus genomic window:
- a CDS encoding dienelactone hydrolase family protein codes for MSVCQILICGTVCAEDLSGIEAQKPNTEVKHFNASDSLNVLEDASADANDCLKGLKWKPQEFSVTVRAPQTKHGDRLVQFSSAVPSGDDQNDIVSMEWSMVKDDAGTVQKAPAVVVVHESGSSMEVGRLFAGSLKHLGFHTFMIQMPYYGLRRSNSKQRHEVDQVTAMRQAVADVRRARDAVAVLPEVDSRTITLQGTSLGGFVSTTAASLDGKYDGVFLMLAGGDLYDIVQNGKKDAAKARERLARQGLTGEKLKTVTMSVEPTRVAHRLNPSRVWLYSGMFDTVVPPKNADLLATTVGLEKSHHVKMPANHYSGVVFLPMVFTHIQQEINTIHAGSK; via the coding sequence TTGTCTGTTTGTCAGATATTGATTTGCGGAACGGTTTGTGCCGAAGATCTTTCGGGCATTGAAGCTCAAAAGCCCAATACCGAAGTGAAACACTTCAATGCCTCAGATTCATTGAATGTTTTAGAAGATGCATCTGCAGACGCGAACGATTGCTTGAAGGGGCTGAAGTGGAAGCCTCAAGAATTTTCAGTGACTGTTCGCGCACCGCAAACGAAACATGGCGACCGACTCGTGCAATTCTCTTCTGCTGTTCCTTCGGGAGATGACCAGAACGACATCGTCTCGATGGAATGGTCGATGGTGAAAGATGATGCGGGGACCGTCCAGAAAGCTCCGGCAGTTGTCGTTGTCCATGAGTCCGGAAGCAGCATGGAAGTCGGACGACTCTTCGCGGGCAGTTTGAAGCATTTGGGGTTTCACACCTTTATGATTCAAATGCCGTACTATGGATTGCGTCGATCGAATTCTAAGCAACGTCATGAAGTCGATCAGGTGACCGCAATGCGGCAAGCCGTCGCCGATGTCCGTAGAGCAAGAGACGCGGTCGCTGTTCTGCCCGAAGTCGACTCAAGAACGATTACTCTGCAGGGGACCAGCCTCGGAGGATTTGTTTCGACCACAGCAGCCAGCCTGGATGGAAAATATGACGGTGTCTTTCTGATGCTCGCCGGAGGCGACCTTTACGACATCGTTCAAAACGGAAAGAAAGACGCAGCTAAGGCCCGAGAACGTCTAGCTCGTCAGGGTTTAACCGGCGAGAAGCTCAAAACGGTGACAATGTCGGTCGAACCAACACGCGTTGCACACCGCCTGAACCCAAGTCGTGTCTGGTTATACTCCGGCATGTTTGACACGGTGGTCCCTCCGAAGAATGCCGACTTGCTCGCGACCACCGTTGGGCTGGAGAAATCTCACCATGTCAAAATGCCTGCGAATCATTACTCCGGCGTCGTCTTCCTGCCGATGGTGTTCACTCACATTCAACAGGAAATCAACACAATTCATGCAGGTTCAAAGTAG